One genomic region from Saprospiraceae bacterium encodes:
- a CDS encoding N(4)-(beta-N-acetylglucosaminyl)-L-asparaginase: MDNKTENKRKFLRQVTGLATLPLFNIARPKVPKYAPPIILSTWGFGQEANEAAANALSMGMSSLDAVEAGVKIPEGDPTNTSVGYGGLPDRDGRVTLDACIMDHEGKAGSVCAMEHIKHPISVARKVMENTPHVILVGAGALDFAVTQGFEKENLLTESSRQEWEKWKITSKYAPKINVENHDTIGMLVMDTQNRIAGGCTTSGLAYKMAGRVGDSPIIGSGLYVDNEIGAATGTGLGEVVLRQCSTFLIVELMRQGYTPQKACEEAIKRIVKKNNNYKEFQVAFIAFNQKGQIGSFALQPGFSYAMYQGGTHMVVDSKSYVPA, translated from the coding sequence TTGGATAATAAAACAGAAAACAAGCGAAAATTCTTGCGCCAGGTGACTGGTTTGGCGACTTTGCCTTTATTTAATATTGCTCGTCCGAAGGTACCTAAATATGCACCTCCAATAATTTTGTCGACCTGGGGCTTTGGTCAGGAAGCGAATGAAGCTGCTGCAAATGCTTTATCGATGGGTATGAGTTCATTGGATGCCGTTGAAGCAGGTGTAAAAATCCCTGAAGGAGATCCTACCAATACCAGTGTGGGTTATGGTGGATTACCAGACCGGGATGGTCGAGTGACATTGGATGCTTGTATCATGGATCATGAAGGAAAGGCCGGGTCTGTATGTGCTATGGAACATATAAAACATCCGATTTCAGTGGCTAGGAAAGTAATGGAAAATACCCCTCATGTGATTTTGGTCGGAGCAGGCGCCTTGGATTTTGCAGTGACTCAGGGTTTTGAAAAAGAAAACTTATTGACTGAGTCTTCTCGTCAGGAATGGGAAAAATGGAAAATCACCTCCAAATATGCTCCAAAAATTAACGTAGAGAATCACGATACTATAGGCATGTTGGTCATGGATACCCAAAATCGCATCGCAGGGGGCTGCACCACCAGTGGTCTGGCTTATAAAATGGCAGGAAGAGTAGGGGATAGCCCAATTATTGGTTCTGGACTATATGTGGATAATGAAATTGGGGCTGCCACCGGTACAGGGTTGGGAGAGGTAGTATTAAGACAATGTTCTACCTTTCTGATAGTTGAGTTGATGAGGCAAGGGTATACACCCCAAAAAGCCTGCGAAGAGGCTATAAAAAGAATCGTTAAAAAGAACAATAATTATAAAGAATTTCAAGTGGCTTTTATTGCCTTTAATCAAAAGGGTCAGATAGGTTCATTTGCGTTGCAGCCTGGTTTTAGTTATGCGATGTATCAGGGCGGCACTCATATGGTGGTTGATTCTAAATCTTACGTACCTGCATGA
- a CDS encoding lysophospholipid acyltransferase family protein: MLKSLLYYVFKVIIWFSSKLSDKNLYRCSNIIKVVLYNLLGYRKQVVIKNLRMSFPVKSAAEIALLAEKYYQHLSDLIMETLASYSWSREKLATHFKFTNLGVLQPYLEQKKRMVGVSAHFGNFEIGAILIPSQLKVPGYAIYRPLANPKLEQWMYKKRTRSGLTIVPSKELRPMIEKMSSPGILFLLADQNPSIVQKAYWVNFLNRDTAFVHGPANVAKEHNMPILFFDSKRVKRGYYESEISVLVDDPTKYTHQQITEMFAKKLEHILQERPDDWLWSHKRWKWAKINEEIVRI; this comes from the coding sequence ATGCTGAAAAGTTTACTGTACTATGTATTTAAGGTGATCATATGGTTCTCATCGAAGTTATCGGACAAAAATTTGTATAGGTGTTCCAATATAATAAAGGTAGTATTGTATAACCTACTTGGATACAGAAAACAAGTAGTTATTAAAAATTTGAGAATGTCATTCCCTGTCAAAAGTGCCGCTGAAATCGCATTATTGGCAGAAAAATACTATCAACATCTTAGCGATCTTATCATGGAAACCCTGGCTTCCTACAGCTGGTCCAGGGAAAAATTAGCTACTCATTTTAAGTTTACCAATTTGGGCGTTTTACAGCCTTACCTGGAACAAAAAAAACGGATGGTGGGCGTTTCAGCTCATTTTGGCAATTTCGAAATCGGTGCCATACTCATCCCGTCACAACTAAAAGTGCCCGGGTATGCCATTTACAGGCCTTTGGCCAACCCAAAACTGGAGCAATGGATGTATAAGAAGCGTACAAGGTCCGGTCTAACCATTGTGCCGAGTAAGGAACTAAGACCAATGATCGAAAAGATGTCATCACCCGGTATACTGTTTTTGCTGGCTGACCAAAACCCATCCATCGTTCAAAAAGCATATTGGGTAAATTTTCTGAACAGGGATACTGCTTTTGTACATGGTCCTGCCAATGTAGCCAAAGAGCATAATATGCCAATACTGTTCTTTGATTCAAAAAGGGTAAAGCGTGGTTATTATGAGTCCGAGATATCAGTCCTTGTAGATGATCCTACGAAATATACGCATCAACAAATCACTGAAATGTTCGCAAAAAAACTCGAACATATACTGCAGGAGCGCCCGGATGATTGGCTGTGGTCTCATAAACGATGGAAATGGGCTAAAATCAATGAAGAAATAGTCAGAATTTGA